The Triticum dicoccoides isolate Atlit2015 ecotype Zavitan chromosome 6A, WEW_v2.0, whole genome shotgun sequence genome has a window encoding:
- the LOC119316218 gene encoding uncharacterized protein LOC119316218, producing METAAASRSSGPVLSTPNCRSASPTPVKLAGGGATHSPDKPVSGSSPSCTRSRRFCTCSPTNHPGSFRCSLHKARKQAAAAGSSKPASPPSSRGLGPKRMNSRQCASRALRPSPAAQQSQHLRRAGGIIPRTSRLSAMSTAGDRPGDKLYFISLVVEVSVDFLVWLWNLARGI from the coding sequence ATGGAGACGGCGGCTGCTAGTCGGTCCAGCGGGCCAGTGCTGTCGACGCCCAACTGCCGCTCCGCCTCACCCACCCCCGTcaagctcgccggcggcggcgccaccCACTCGCCGGACAAGCCCGTCAGCGGCTCGTCCCCGTCCTGTACTAGGAGCCGGCGCTTCTGCACGTGCTCCCCGACGAACCACCCGGGCTCGTTCCGGTGCAGCCTCCACAAGGCGCGCAAGCAGGCGGCCGCCGCCGGCAGCAGCAAGCCCGCCTCCCCGCCGTCCAGCCGCGGTCTGGGCCCGAAGCGAATGAACAGCCGGCAGTGCGCCAGCAGGGCCCTCAGGCCGTCCCCCGCGGCGCAGCAGTCGCAGCACCTGAGGCGCGCGGGCGGGATAATCCCCAGGACGAGCAGGCTCTCCGCCATGTCCACGGCCGGCGACCGTCCCGGCGACAAGCTCTACTTTATCAGTTTGGTTGTCGAAGTCAGTGTAGATTTTCTTGTTTGGTTGTGGAACCTCGCACGGGGAATTTAA